One stretch of Spirochaeta lutea DNA includes these proteins:
- the tsaD gene encoding tRNA (adenosine(37)-N6)-threonylcarbamoyltransferase complex transferase subunit TsaD, which yields MKILGIESSCDECSIAVVEDGKTILSHVVATQIEFHKPFAGVVPEIASRKHVEWILPVFHQALEQGGLSPGDIQGIGVTNRPGLSGSLIVGLTFAKALSLSWKVPFVGVDHVLAHLYAPQLSAEIDYPFIGLLVSGGHSIIARVSGPLTVEVLGASIDDAIGEAFDKVAKHLGLGYPGGKVIDDLARKGNAKAFQFPFANLYKSGHAYDVSYSGLKNAVINQQDLFWDGESPRSIENICASFERVAVDTLLKKLQAACRDTGINRVVAGGGVAANSYLRDRLQGMQDIRAYYPPLDLCTDNGAMIAGLAFHYLTAGLRSGLDETVYAKVPGFRRITS from the coding sequence GTGAAGATCCTAGGGATAGAAAGCTCCTGCGATGAATGTTCTATCGCGGTGGTGGAGGATGGAAAAACCATACTCAGTCACGTAGTCGCCACTCAAATAGAATTTCACAAACCCTTCGCCGGTGTCGTACCGGAAATTGCCAGCAGAAAACATGTAGAATGGATTCTGCCGGTGTTTCATCAGGCTCTGGAGCAGGGGGGGCTATCACCGGGAGATATTCAGGGTATAGGGGTAACAAATCGCCCGGGACTTTCGGGATCATTGATTGTCGGACTAACCTTCGCAAAAGCCCTGTCCCTGTCCTGGAAGGTTCCCTTCGTAGGGGTGGATCATGTCTTAGCTCATCTATATGCGCCCCAACTCTCTGCAGAAATCGACTATCCCTTTATCGGGCTTCTGGTATCCGGCGGCCACAGCATCATAGCCCGGGTATCCGGGCCACTAACGGTGGAGGTGCTGGGCGCCAGTATAGATGATGCCATCGGGGAGGCCTTTGACAAGGTCGCCAAGCATCTAGGGTTGGGGTACCCCGGCGGAAAGGTTATCGATGATCTCGCCCGGAAGGGTAATGCCAAGGCCTTCCAGTTCCCCTTTGCCAATCTGTATAAATCCGGTCATGCCTACGATGTGAGTTACTCAGGCCTTAAAAACGCGGTCATCAATCAGCAGGACCTTTTTTGGGATGGGGAATCGCCCCGGAGTATCGAGAATATATGTGCTTCCTTTGAACGGGTAGCTGTAGACACCCTATTGAAAAAGCTTCAGGCAGCGTGCAGGGATACAGGAATCAACCGGGTTGTTGCGGGGGGTGGAGTGGCTGCAAACAGCTACCTACGCGACCGGTTGCAGGGTATGCAGGATATCCGGGCATACTACCCGCCTTTGGACCTCTGTACGGACAACGGAGCCATGATTGCTGGGCTTGCCTTCCATTATCTTACCGCCGGTCTGCGATCTGGACTGGATGAGACCGTGTATGCCAAGGTTCCAGGATTCAGACGGATTACCTCATAA
- a CDS encoding divergent polysaccharide deacetylase family protein: protein MTQSTTHGAPNRNNKKKPTPSQARNRFIRQVTVLLVGIIVLLFALVLLLNPPGDSHAPGTPEPSSDQQDQGVDTWDSRTQIIPEPTEPQEPAIGPETYPEGDATPQGEYDEDPGTKGEGGEDRTSPPGTREPVPEIPPAQTMGGRAPQLVVVIDDVGYDAGLLTPFLSFSDKMTFAVLPALNDSVISAEIIRTSGQEVILHLPLESQGGIEPGPGTIRDEMPDQEVRDLLRRNLQDVPGLVGVNNHMGSAGTQDTRLMNIILDELKKQNLFFLDSRTTAETVAPRVAAEIGMTIVERDIFLDNQNDRESIRQAVLQGLETANKRGYAVMIGHIWTETLAEVLIDMYPAILESGYEFNNLSSIIMRGEP, encoded by the coding sequence ATGACACAATCAACAACCCATGGGGCACCCAACAGAAACAATAAAAAAAAGCCTACTCCCAGCCAGGCTCGAAACAGGTTTATCCGCCAGGTAACGGTATTGCTGGTGGGGATCATTGTGCTTCTTTTTGCCCTGGTTTTGCTTTTAAATCCTCCTGGTGATTCTCATGCCCCCGGTACCCCTGAACCTTCCTCGGACCAGCAGGATCAGGGGGTTGATACTTGGGACTCCAGGACCCAGATCATCCCAGAACCCACTGAACCCCAGGAACCGGCCATTGGTCCGGAAACCTACCCCGAGGGGGATGCAACACCCCAGGGTGAGTACGATGAAGATCCAGGAACTAAGGGGGAGGGAGGGGAAGATCGAACCAGCCCTCCTGGTACCCGGGAGCCTGTTCCGGAAATTCCTCCGGCGCAAACCATGGGTGGTAGAGCACCCCAGCTGGTGGTGGTCATTGACGATGTGGGATACGATGCGGGGCTATTAACTCCCTTCCTGTCCTTTTCGGATAAAATGACCTTTGCCGTACTTCCAGCCCTGAATGACTCGGTGATATCCGCCGAGATTATACGCACATCGGGACAGGAAGTAATCCTTCATTTACCCCTGGAATCCCAGGGTGGAATAGAACCGGGTCCCGGAACCATCCGGGATGAGATGCCGGACCAAGAGGTGCGTGACCTTCTACGACGCAACCTTCAGGATGTACCGGGTTTAGTCGGGGTAAATAACCATATGGGATCGGCTGGCACCCAGGATACCCGGCTGATGAATATTATCCTGGATGAGTTGAAAAAACAGAATCTGTTTTTTCTGGATTCGCGAACAACCGCAGAAACAGTGGCCCCCCGGGTGGCTGCTGAGATAGGAATGACAATAGTGGAACGGGATATTTTTTTAGACAATCAGAATGATCGGGAATCCATCCGTCAAGCTGTACTACAGGGTTTGGAAACAGCTAATAAGCGGGGATACGCCGTGATGATAGGTCATATCTGGACCGAGACTCTTGCGGAGGTCCTCATCGATATGTATCCGGCAATATTAGAATCCGGGTACGAGTTTAATAACCTCTCAAGTATTATTATGAGGGGTGAGCCGTGA
- a CDS encoding sigma-70 family RNA polymerase sigma factor — protein sequence MVKQQTKSEQVNGEDSVQSYFDDIKRNPLLTFDEELELSRRIEAGDPDAKQRLIESNLRLVIKIAKQYICPGVTFLDLVQEGNLGLLQAASKYDYRKEVRFSTYASWWIKQSITRALANKKRQIRLPHRKEDTLKKIQAAYNVLSQRFMRKPRAEEIADFLGVTRDEVVSIMSLSETVVSLDSELQSDGGTLYDLCLDYSYSPDRFLMQKVVHDTMEDLLDRLEARERRVLCARYGLNGEAKRTLKEIAEVFDVSPETVRQIEMRSIRKLRIMAEELKDVFL from the coding sequence ATGGTGAAACAGCAAACAAAATCCGAACAGGTAAATGGTGAGGACAGTGTTCAATCCTACTTCGATGACATCAAACGAAATCCGTTGCTGACCTTCGATGAAGAGCTTGAATTGTCCAGAAGAATCGAAGCCGGCGATCCTGATGCCAAACAACGCCTTATCGAATCTAACCTTCGCCTGGTAATTAAAATCGCGAAGCAGTACATCTGTCCCGGCGTGACCTTCCTCGACCTTGTGCAAGAAGGGAATCTTGGGTTACTGCAGGCCGCGTCCAAGTATGATTACAGGAAGGAAGTACGGTTTTCTACCTACGCTTCTTGGTGGATCAAGCAGAGCATCACCCGAGCCCTGGCGAATAAAAAGCGTCAGATCCGCTTGCCCCACCGGAAAGAGGATACCCTGAAAAAAATTCAGGCTGCCTATAACGTCCTCAGTCAGCGATTTATGCGTAAACCCAGGGCAGAAGAAATCGCCGATTTTTTAGGGGTAACCCGGGACGAGGTGGTTTCCATTATGAGTCTATCAGAAACAGTAGTAAGTCTCGATAGTGAGCTTCAAAGCGACGGCGGCACCCTCTATGATCTTTGCCTAGATTATTCCTATTCTCCTGACCGGTTTCTTATGCAGAAGGTGGTTCATGATACCATGGAAGATCTCCTGGATCGTCTGGAGGCCCGGGAGCGGCGGGTGCTTTGTGCTCGATACGGACTGAACGGTGAAGCAAAAAGGACCCTGAAAGAGATTGCAGAGGTCTTCGACGTGAGTCCGGAAACAGTGAGGCAAATTGAAATGCGGTCCATACGAAAACTTCGGATCATGGCCGAAGAGCTTAAGGATGTATTTCTCTGA
- a CDS encoding rod-binding protein: MDVGAAQVLGRFQAISQDSSLPRIDASMENSKLREVAKEFESIFIKQLLDTMKNTLNKENRLVDGGMAENVFEDMLYTEYSRLMSKSGNFGIAEMIVQQYSRDTTELSAVQDTGMIARAAGQITRTDQAARAYRSNS; the protein is encoded by the coding sequence ATGGATGTAGGTGCAGCTCAGGTACTGGGTCGGTTTCAAGCCATAAGTCAGGATAGCAGTCTTCCACGGATAGATGCCTCCATGGAAAACAGCAAGCTTCGCGAGGTTGCTAAGGAGTTTGAGTCTATCTTTATTAAGCAACTCCTGGACACCATGAAAAATACCCTCAACAAAGAAAACCGGTTAGTGGATGGTGGTATGGCCGAGAACGTTTTCGAAGACATGCTGTACACCGAGTATTCCCGTCTAATGTCTAAGAGCGGGAATTTCGGGATTGCAGAAATGATTGTACAGCAGTATTCCAGGGACACGACGGAATTGTCCGCAGTCCAGGACACAGGGATGATAGCCCGGGCTGCGGGACAGATAACTCGAACGGATCAGGCTGCCCGGGCATATCGTAGTAATTCTTGA
- the flgG gene encoding flagellar basal-body rod protein FlgG — MMRSLWTAASGMIGQQFNIDTISNNLSNVNTTGFKKNRPDFEDLLYQTTRTAGTPATEETLVPVGVQIGHGVKVSATQKIFTQGSLQNTGNVSDVAIEGEGFFRVLMYDGTYGYTRDGAFKIDSNGQFVSSNGYRLMPELVLPENFIRESVAISQDGIVTVNLPGQDDPVTVGQLELYRFTNPAGLQAVGENLFKISNASGDPIGGQPGFDGMGKTVHRFLEMSNVEIVKEMVNMIVAQRAYEFNSKSVQTSDSMLGIAANLKR; from the coding sequence ATGATGAGGTCGTTATGGACCGCTGCGAGCGGTATGATTGGACAACAGTTCAATATCGATACAATCTCCAACAACCTTTCGAACGTTAATACAACAGGATTCAAAAAGAACCGTCCTGACTTCGAAGACCTGCTTTACCAGACGACCAGAACGGCAGGAACTCCTGCCACGGAAGAGACTCTAGTCCCCGTAGGGGTTCAGATCGGTCATGGAGTGAAGGTAAGCGCTACCCAGAAAATATTTACCCAGGGGAGCCTACAAAATACCGGGAACGTCAGTGATGTAGCTATAGAGGGTGAGGGGTTTTTCCGTGTGCTTATGTATGACGGTACCTACGGCTATACCCGGGACGGAGCCTTCAAGATTGATAGCAATGGCCAGTTCGTCAGTTCCAACGGGTACCGTCTGATGCCCGAGCTGGTATTGCCGGAAAACTTTATCCGAGAATCGGTTGCTATTAGCCAGGACGGTATCGTAACCGTAAACCTACCCGGACAGGATGATCCTGTGACGGTGGGACAGCTGGAACTGTACCGGTTCACCAATCCTGCTGGACTTCAGGCTGTGGGAGAGAACCTCTTCAAAATATCTAACGCTAGTGGAGATCCCATCGGCGGGCAGCCGGGATTCGATGGGATGGGAAAAACCGTCCACCGGTTCCTGGAAATGTCAAACGTAGAAATAGTAAAGGAAATGGTCAATATGATCGTTGCTCAGAGGGCTTACGAGTTTAACTCGAAGTCTGTTCAGACCAGTGATTCCATGTTGGGAATCGCGGCAAACCTGAAGCGGTAG
- the flgF gene encoding flagellar basal-body rod protein FlgF, with protein sequence MLRGLYTSASGMMAQQWRLDAISNNLANVDTTGYKEDRSIHKAFPQLLLRRMNTNLTMIPPSQEYPILGSVDKAPVVGKLGTGVELNELFTIFEQGSLKETTNPFDVALEGEGFFVVQTPLGERLTRNGSFHLGPEGLLVTKEGYPVLGENGPISVKANNFMVDQQGRIFHNAEFADDPQRLVSMQENEWNQTEMVDSLRLVTVDRTRYLQKQGSSLYRFTPDSGDPRELVGDDRPQVRQGFLETSNVNAVKQMVQMIEVNRAYEANQKVIQSQDQAADKLINSAMQAAR encoded by the coding sequence GTGTTACGAGGATTGTACACCAGCGCGAGCGGAATGATGGCCCAGCAATGGCGGTTGGATGCCATTTCAAATAACCTAGCCAATGTTGATACCACAGGGTACAAGGAGGATAGGTCCATCCATAAGGCTTTCCCTCAACTTCTCTTACGGAGAATGAATACGAATCTCACCATGATTCCTCCCTCCCAGGAATATCCCATTCTTGGAAGTGTCGATAAGGCCCCTGTGGTGGGGAAGCTGGGAACCGGGGTTGAACTCAACGAGTTATTCACCATCTTTGAACAGGGATCTCTTAAGGAAACAACGAACCCCTTTGATGTCGCCTTGGAAGGCGAGGGTTTTTTCGTGGTGCAGACTCCCTTGGGCGAACGACTCACCCGCAACGGTTCCTTTCACCTCGGACCCGAGGGGCTTTTGGTAACAAAAGAGGGCTATCCGGTGCTGGGCGAGAACGGCCCAATTTCGGTAAAGGCTAATAATTTTATGGTGGATCAACAGGGGCGCATTTTTCATAATGCAGAATTCGCCGATGATCCCCAACGCTTGGTCTCCATGCAGGAAAATGAATGGAATCAGACCGAGATGGTGGATAGTCTTCGCCTGGTAACAGTGGATCGAACCCGCTATCTGCAGAAACAGGGTTCGAGTCTCTACCGCTTTACCCCTGATTCAGGGGATCCTAGGGAGCTGGTAGGTGACGACCGGCCTCAGGTGCGCCAAGGGTTTTTAGAGACCTCAAATGTCAATGCGGTAAAACAGATGGTGCAGATGATCGAAGTAAACCGGGCCTATGAGGCCAACCAGAAGGTCATTCAGTCACAGGACCAAGCTGCCGATAAACTCATTAACAGCGCCATGCAGGCAGCCCGATAG
- a CDS encoding TM2 domain-containing protein yields MAYGSSPKSRLAALLLCFFLGYLGIHRFYVGKTGTGLLYLFTGGLFGIGWLVDLVFIILGMFTDGDGRKV; encoded by the coding sequence ATGGCATATGGATCGTCACCCAAGAGCAGGCTTGCGGCATTGTTGCTATGCTTCTTTCTCGGATACCTTGGGATTCATCGATTTTACGTAGGCAAGACCGGAACCGGGCTCCTCTACCTATTTACCGGTGGGTTGTTCGGGATTGGTTGGCTTGTAGATCTTGTGTTTATCATTCTTGGAATGTTCACCGATGGTGATGGCAGGAAGGTCTAA
- a CDS encoding DUF5680 domain-containing protein produces the protein MILKDKIRALRVASGMSQETMAEQLSVSRQAVAKWELGQSVPEVETLVTLSRMFQVSLDRLLKDENDCLGPLRPGDAAGGVDSLVEEEAKRYGVQGFCSFLLRAKAATYAGKGPETESSRPSSHDLEYREGPLLYVDTFLGGMAFAGEEAVWLDRTPLWSMNYLGRVTGEGFSGDFLKEALKSGVPSRPYRGPEYFSRGEYTYISQVSGTMDWFEGREFIYVRGTEVYQCLFHGGRIV, from the coding sequence ATGATACTGAAAGACAAGATACGGGCCCTACGGGTAGCATCGGGTATGAGCCAGGAGACCATGGCGGAGCAGCTTAGTGTTTCCCGACAAGCCGTTGCAAAGTGGGAACTTGGCCAGAGTGTTCCGGAGGTTGAAACCCTGGTGACCCTGAGTCGCATGTTTCAGGTAAGCCTCGACCGGTTGCTGAAGGATGAGAACGACTGTCTCGGGCCCCTTCGTCCCGGGGATGCCGCCGGAGGGGTTGACTCCCTGGTGGAAGAGGAGGCCAAGCGGTACGGGGTTCAGGGCTTCTGCTCATTCCTGCTCCGGGCGAAGGCAGCAACCTATGCCGGGAAGGGCCCGGAGACGGAATCGTCACGCCCCTCCAGCCACGACCTGGAATACCGGGAGGGCCCTCTTCTCTATGTAGATACATTTCTGGGAGGAATGGCGTTCGCCGGAGAGGAGGCAGTGTGGCTTGACCGAACCCCCCTATGGAGCATGAATTACCTAGGAAGGGTTACCGGGGAGGGGTTCTCCGGGGACTTTCTAAAGGAAGCCCTGAAATCAGGGGTTCCTAGTCGACCATACCGGGGGCCTGAATACTTCTCCCGGGGCGAATACACCTATATCAGCCAGGTCAGCGGTACCATGGACTGGTTTGAGGGAAGAGAATTCATCTACGTCCGGGGAACAGAGGTATACCAATGCCTGTTTCATGGCGGGAGAATCGTGTAA
- a CDS encoding NAD-binding protein has translation MAKQLSDEGRQVTLIEKDPAKARYAQAQLDCMVLNDEGNNLTLLAKAGAADADFFISVTESDEMNLLSCGLVSGEFQKPKTIARVRNYDYSEATTWDNPLFGIDHIINSEIEVAREITNIIKHGVRSNIMTLENSSLQIRNLTIDEESPFKYKPLQELRSSIAVDFIAPFLLRMEEYIIPTGATRLLENDKLFILASESGFEAIFELAHKKPQGIRKIAFVGGRNVACFLADYLGDQQHDHISDTVTIC, from the coding sequence CTGGCGAAACAGCTTTCGGATGAGGGACGCCAGGTAACCCTCATCGAGAAAGACCCGGCCAAAGCCCGGTATGCCCAAGCCCAACTGGACTGCATGGTGCTGAACGATGAAGGGAATAACCTGACCCTTTTAGCTAAGGCCGGTGCTGCGGATGCGGATTTCTTTATAAGCGTTACCGAATCGGACGAGATGAACCTTCTCAGCTGTGGTCTTGTCTCCGGGGAGTTTCAGAAACCAAAAACCATAGCCAGGGTGCGAAACTACGACTACTCCGAGGCGACGACCTGGGACAACCCCCTATTCGGGATTGATCACATCATCAATTCCGAGATTGAGGTTGCCCGGGAAATAACCAATATTATTAAACACGGCGTTCGAAGCAATATCATGACCCTGGAAAACTCGTCGCTGCAAATTCGCAATCTGACGATAGACGAAGAATCACCCTTCAAATATAAGCCCCTCCAGGAACTGCGATCATCTATTGCAGTAGATTTTATCGCACCCTTTCTGCTCAGGATGGAGGAGTACATTATTCCCACAGGAGCCACCCGTCTCTTGGAGAATGACAAGCTTTTCATCCTGGCCAGCGAATCAGGGTTCGAAGCCATCTTCGAACTCGCCCACAAAAAACCCCAGGGGATAAGAAAGATTGCCTTTGTAGGCGGGAGGAATGTTGCCTGCTTCCTGGCAGATTACCTCGGAGATCAACAACACGACCATATCTCCGATACCGTTACGATCTGCTGA
- a CDS encoding TrkA C-terminal domain-containing protein: MYAKRKGVQRVIALVNKVGYTSITQELGIDVAVSMNTTTVKSILKRIRKGNARSIHTISESKFVIIELSIVDNCPVLGQAIKSLRFPKDSLILMVTRDGKNIIPRGDLTFQTGDHVVVISHQSTISALMSYSASYDSWIFCTRGSFGHRGHSLGFYGDSPAHCPGVW; encoded by the coding sequence ATGTATGCAAAGCGGAAGGGGGTTCAGCGGGTAATCGCGCTTGTAAACAAGGTGGGCTACACCAGTATTACCCAGGAGTTGGGAATTGATGTCGCGGTGAGCATGAATACAACAACGGTAAAAAGCATCCTGAAACGGATCCGGAAGGGCAATGCCCGGAGTATTCATACTATATCGGAGAGTAAATTCGTGATCATTGAATTGTCTATTGTAGACAACTGCCCCGTTCTGGGTCAGGCAATCAAATCACTTCGCTTTCCTAAAGACAGTCTCATTCTGATGGTAACCCGGGATGGCAAGAATATTATTCCCCGGGGGGATCTGACCTTTCAAACCGGCGATCATGTGGTGGTGATTTCCCATCAATCAACCATTAGCGCATTGATGAGTTATTCAGCGTCCTATGATTCATGGATTTTTTGTACTAGGGGTAGTTTCGGCCATCGTGGGCATTCTCTCGGGTTTTATGGTGATTCCCCTGCTCATTGCCCTGGGGTATGGTGA
- a CDS encoding potassium transporter TrkG yields the protein MDWFDASTHSFATMATGGFSTRNTSLGAFSSPYIHVVVTIFMVLAGLNFRLYTVLVILTPTFWRK from the coding sequence ATGGACTGGTTTGATGCGTCAACCCATAGTTTCGCAACCATGGCTACCGGTGGATTCAGTACCAGGAATACGAGCCTCGGGGCCTTTTCATCCCCCTACATTCATGTAGTGGTGACCATCTTCATGGTTTTAGCAGGGTTGAACTTCAGACTTTACACCGTACTGGTAATCCTTACTCCCACCTTTTGGCGGAAGTAG
- a CDS encoding DNA polymerase domain-containing protein, protein MISSIQQSSPEEPGLYAGFITDTWNYRNTLRIAGRFAEGGSFAAQILGYRPAFFRPDPQGVWQSFAGEPLKKARPSDPGAFGSGLSPADDFLIFTGIRGPVLLRGTRAAGRRVDYFLHNPEITPWDGNTTLVWLSLDIETDPRNQVRAISLADTRGNQAVLFWGESYHGIRDPRILICENEAQLLHRCAAMLLEWDPDVITGWNVAEFDMAVLFQRFQALGMDFDFGRAVGEPSTLRKTNSGLTRVLVPGRQVVDAMRIMRSSGLKFPDHRLETVANQILGRGKLIHQSGPEKIQLLETLRRESPQDYCLYCLEDATLVLDILKTTRMDELTVSRARLTGMNLEMSWTSIPAFERIYAMELIRRRVLPPAEKPQKPVTGAAGGTVLEPVPGLFSQVMVFDFRSLYPSIMRTFNIDPLSFQRAESIASPPDNPETLITAPNGARFSRQTGILPGLLDTYVTNREASLASGDEVGAFVYKILMNSFYGVLGSPGCTYGRTELAGAITGFGKVCLHFARDFFTRKGYSVLYGDTDSVFVTLPGGVQGDLNARGSSMAEQATAELGAYIQETYKVASRIQLRFETWYRRFLLPPLRSTLPGEPIRGRAKGYAGTRGDPETIEIKGMEAARSDYTPLAQNFQRELLTLLFSDAPPETLERFVREFTASLTAGRLDDQLVYKKILRRPAQEYEKGAPPQVRAARLLGWTRQKGRIQYLMTTQGPQPLSIRHAPIDYAHYIQHQLLPVWQSLAEAADLGDSFLRGTPSSGPGPYTSLSPLSDQLELGL, encoded by the coding sequence ATGATCTCCAGCATCCAGCAATCTTCTCCGGAAGAGCCCGGTCTTTACGCCGGGTTTATTACCGATACCTGGAACTACCGGAATACCCTCCGTATTGCGGGACGGTTCGCCGAAGGAGGGAGTTTCGCGGCTCAAATTCTCGGGTACCGGCCCGCATTCTTCAGACCCGATCCTCAGGGGGTATGGCAGAGCTTTGCGGGCGAACCCCTCAAGAAGGCGCGGCCTTCCGATCCGGGAGCCTTCGGGTCGGGGCTTTCCCCGGCGGATGATTTTCTTATCTTCACAGGCATCCGCGGCCCCGTGCTCCTTCGGGGAACCCGGGCTGCCGGCAGGCGGGTCGATTACTTCCTGCATAATCCGGAGATCACCCCCTGGGATGGGAACACCACCCTGGTGTGGCTCTCCTTGGACATCGAAACAGATCCCAGGAACCAAGTCCGGGCAATATCCCTTGCAGATACCCGAGGAAATCAGGCGGTATTGTTCTGGGGTGAGTCTTACCACGGAATCCGGGACCCCAGGATCTTGATCTGCGAAAACGAGGCCCAGCTGCTCCATCGATGCGCCGCTATGCTCCTGGAATGGGATCCGGATGTCATAACCGGCTGGAACGTGGCGGAGTTTGATATGGCTGTGTTGTTCCAGCGCTTCCAGGCACTGGGAATGGATTTTGATTTCGGCAGGGCAGTGGGGGAACCTTCCACCCTTCGGAAGACCAATTCGGGACTCACCAGGGTCTTGGTACCCGGCAGACAGGTGGTGGATGCCATGAGGATAATGCGCAGTTCAGGCCTGAAATTTCCCGACCACCGCCTTGAGACGGTGGCTAACCAAATTTTGGGCCGGGGCAAGCTCATCCACCAGAGCGGACCGGAAAAAATACAGCTCCTCGAAACCCTTCGCCGGGAATCCCCCCAAGACTACTGCCTGTACTGTCTGGAAGATGCAACCCTGGTACTAGACATCCTAAAGACAACCAGGATGGATGAGTTAACCGTCTCCCGGGCCCGCCTCACGGGGATGAACCTGGAAATGTCCTGGACCAGCATCCCCGCCTTTGAACGGATCTACGCCATGGAACTCATACGACGCCGTGTTCTTCCTCCCGCCGAAAAACCCCAGAAACCCGTCACCGGTGCTGCGGGAGGCACGGTTTTGGAACCCGTCCCGGGCCTCTTCTCCCAGGTCATGGTCTTTGATTTCCGCAGCCTCTACCCGTCCATCATGCGCACCTTCAATATTGATCCCCTCTCCTTCCAACGGGCTGAATCGATAGCATCCCCCCCAGATAACCCGGAAACCCTCATCACCGCGCCCAACGGTGCACGCTTCTCCCGCCAGACGGGTATTCTTCCGGGTCTCTTAGATACCTATGTAACCAACCGGGAAGCCAGCCTCGCATCCGGGGATGAGGTCGGAGCCTTTGTTTACAAGATTCTCATGAATAGTTTTTACGGCGTATTGGGTTCGCCGGGGTGCACCTACGGCCGAACCGAGCTCGCCGGTGCCATCACGGGTTTTGGGAAGGTGTGTCTGCATTTCGCCCGGGATTTTTTTACCCGTAAGGGCTACAGCGTCTTGTACGGTGATACGGATTCGGTTTTTGTTACCCTACCCGGGGGGGTACAGGGTGATTTGAATGCCCGTGGCTCATCCATGGCAGAGCAGGCCACTGCCGAGCTGGGCGCATATATCCAAGAAACCTACAAGGTTGCCAGCCGCATCCAGCTCCGTTTTGAAACCTGGTACCGCCGTTTTCTCCTGCCCCCCCTGCGTTCAACCCTCCCTGGCGAACCGATCCGGGGAAGAGCCAAAGGCTATGCCGGTACAAGGGGAGACCCTGAGACAATCGAAATCAAGGGCATGGAGGCGGCCCGGAGCGACTACACCCCCCTGGCTCAGAACTTTCAGCGGGAGCTCTTGACCCTGCTTTTCTCCGATGCTCCCCCGGAAACCCTTGAACGCTTCGTCCGGGAATTCACCGCCTCCCTAACCGCCGGCAGGTTGGATGATCAACTAGTCTACAAAAAAATTCTCCGGCGGCCAGCCCAGGAATACGAAAAAGGCGCACCGCCCCAGGTTCGGGCTGCCCGGCTCCTGGGCTGGACCCGTCAAAAGGGCCGGATTCAATACCTCATGACAACCCAGGGACCTCAGCCCCTTTCGATTCGCCACGCCCCCATAGACTACGCCCACTATATACAACACCAGCTGCTGCCTGTCTGGCAGAGCCTCGCCGAAGCCGCCGATCTCGGAGATAGCTTCCTCCGGGGAACACCTTCTTCCGGCCCCGGTCCCTACACGAGCCTCTCACCCCTCTCCGATCAGCTGGAGTTGGGATTGTAG
- a CDS encoding TIGR00266 family protein, whose product MNSQKSDYRYSIEASPDYALAEVTLQQGQSLRVEASAMAYMDSSLAMKTSAKGGLGRLLSGERLFQNEFSAPQGSGTIGIAPGCPGDITHLYLEDEGVYIQNSAYLASSPELEVRADFQGWKGFFSGEKLFMIGVEGRGDLWFNSYGGILAIDVQDSYVVDTGYIAAFTQGLTYDVRPVSGLKSLFFSGEGLVCRFTGRGTVWIQTRLAPAFVQWADAYRRVQKQSNS is encoded by the coding sequence ATGAACAGTCAAAAATCCGATTATAGATATTCCATTGAGGCATCCCCGGACTATGCCCTGGCGGAGGTAACCCTCCAGCAAGGCCAATCTCTCCGGGTGGAGGCCTCAGCCATGGCCTATATGGATTCTTCTCTGGCCATGAAGACCAGCGCCAAAGGCGGCCTTGGACGGCTGCTCTCCGGGGAGCGGTTATTCCAGAATGAGTTTAGTGCACCCCAGGGCTCCGGCACCATCGGTATAGCCCCCGGTTGCCCTGGTGATATCACCCATCTCTACCTGGAGGACGAGGGGGTCTACATTCAAAACTCCGCGTATCTGGCCTCCAGTCCCGAACTTGAGGTTCGCGCCGACTTCCAAGGTTGGAAAGGGTTCTTTTCCGGTGAGAAACTCTTCATGATCGGGGTCGAGGGCAGAGGGGATCTTTGGTTCAATTCCTATGGAGGTATCTTGGCCATCGATGTCCAGGATAGTTATGTAGTCGATACCGGATACATTGCAGCATTCACCCAGGGGCTGACCTACGATGTGCGGCCGGTCAGCGGCCTCAAGAGCCTCTTTTTCTCCGGAGAGGGGCTGGTGTGCCGGTTTACCGGACGGGGAACCGTATGGATTCAGACCCGGCTCGCCCCCGCATTTGTTCAGTGGGCGGACGCCTACCGGCGGGTGCAGAAACAATCCAATTCCTAG